Within the Acidobacteriota bacterium genome, the region CCTCAAGTACAGCGTCGGATTCAGCCGTCCCGTTCCCAGTGTCATTACCGTGGTGGTGGGGCTGCTCAGCCTGTTCTTCCTGTCGCTCGCCGCCCGGCAGATTCCTCTCGGCACCGCCTATGCCATCTGGACCGGCATCGGCGCCGTGGGTGCCGTGGCCGCCGGGGCGATCCTCTTCGGCGAGCCCGTGGGATTGGGTCGCGGGTTCTTCATTCTCCTGATCGCCGCCGGAATCGTCGGCCTGAAGCTGATGGATGCACCGGTACGGGCCTGAGCTCTCCGGAGCGTCAGGCGGATCGCCCATCCGCCGGCGGGGCAAGAAGCGTCATACTTCGCCGCCGCCCAGCGTCTCGGGCAGATGCTGCCGCTGCAACTCTTCGTAATAGTTGATCACGGAGCGGACGTAGCGGCGTTTCTCCTCGTAGGGCCCTGGATAGAAACTCCGCTTGAAACCATAGACCAGCAGATCCTTGAGCTCCTTCGCCGTGATGGGAAAGTGTTCCAGGGCCAGGCCCAGCTCCCGGCACATGGTGGTCCGGGAGACCAGGCGGTTGTCGGTGCACAGGGTGCAGCTCAGGTTGCTCGCCCGCATTTGTCCAAAGGAGTGTTCCGCCAGGTTGTGGATCTGGGGGTTTGTCTGCAGGTTGCTCGAGAGGCAGACTTCGATGGTGATCCGCCGGTCGGCGATGTACTGGCTGAGCCGGTTCACATAATCCCGCCGGTCGGCGATCTCCGGCGAGCGGATCATGTCATCGCTGAACAGGAAGCTGCCGTGACCGATCCGGTCGGCGTGGCACTCGGTGATGGCCTGGAAGATGCTCTCCGGGCCATAGGCCTCGCCTGCGTGGACCGTCTTTTTCATGAAGTTCCGGTGGACGAAATCGTAGGCATCCTTGAAGTCCACCGCCGGGTAGCCGAACTCGTCGCCGGCCAGGTCGAAACCAACAATCGGCACGCCGCAGCGGTCGCGGATGTCCACCACCGCCCGCGCCAGCTCCACCGCCGCGAGCTGGAACACCTGCTTGGGCGGCGAGTAGCTGTGCAGCTCAAAGAACCGGCGGTAGAACTCCGAATAGACCGGTTCGAACTTGCGCATGGCACAGGCGATGATGCCGTAGGCGAAGCGCGGCTCCCGGCCGCTCCGGACGCCCTCGCTCCGGCTGTTGTAGTGGGCGGCCGCCCGCGCCAGCCCCCGGTCTACCGCCTGGAGCACCTCCTGGAAACCGAGGCCGGGATGCACGTGCAGGTGGGGGGCGAAGCGCACCTCGATGTAGCGAACCCCTTCGAGGATGTTATCCTCCATCAGCTCGTAGGCCACCCGTTCCAGTGACTCGGGATTCTGCAGCACCGCGACGGTGTACTGAAAACCGTGCAGGTATTCGGTCAGGCTGGCGTACTTTTCCTTGAACACCTGCTCGAACAGGCCGTCCACCGTGTCCGACGGCAATTGCACCCGGTGCTGGCGGGCCAGGTCAATCAGCGTCTCGGGCCGGAGGGAACCGTCCAGGTGCAAATGCACATCCGTCTTCGGCAGGAGACGGATCAGGTCGGCCGGGAGCTTCATGGGCACCTCAATCGGGGAAAATGGGACATTTATTGTAACCCATTCCCCCTGGCAGGCGAAATGTATTACAATGGCCATTCGATTCGCAGGAGGGCTGTGGCACCATGTTGGAAAGCTTGACCCAGGGATTCCGAACCCTCCGCCAGCGGCTGCAGGGGCTCGAGACTCTGTCCGAAGAAAAGATCGACGACGTGCTCGGCGACGTCCGGCGCTCGCTGCTTGAGGCGGACGTAGCCCTGCCTGTGGTCCGCAAATTCCTCGCCCAGGTTAAAGAGAAAGCCGTGGGCGAGATTGTCCAAACGCGGGTGTCTTTCCAAGACCAGAAAATGAAAGTCTCGCCCGCCGACGTCTTTGTCAAGATTTGCGAGGATGAACTCATCGGCCTGCTCGGACCGGTGGACACCTCCCTGCGCTTCCGCACCAGCGGACCGGCGGTGGTCATGCTGGTGGGCTTGCAGGGCTCCGGTAAAACCACCTCCGCGGCCAAGCTGGCCCGCCTGCTGCAGCGCCAGGGCCGTAACCCGATGCTGGTGGCCGCCGACGTTTACCGCCCCGCCGCCGTGGAGCAGCTGCGGGTGCTCGGCGAACAGTTGGGCGCGAGCGTGTTCATCCGCGACGGCCTCAGCCCTGTGCTGATTTGCAAGGAAGCGGTCCAGGAAGCGGTCAAGACCGGGCGCGACACCGTGATCCTGGACACCGCCGGCCGCCTGGCTATTGACGAAAACCTGATGCGCGAACTCGAGGACATCAAGCGCGAGACGCGTCCCGACAACATCCTGTTGGTGTGCGACGCCATGATCGGACAGGATGCGGTGCGGATGTCCGATGCGTTCAACCAGCGGCTGAACGTCGACGGCTTCATCATGACGAAGCTTGATGGCGACACTCGCGGCGGCGCTATCCTGTCGGTCAAGGAAGTCACCGGCAAGCCCATCAAATTCGTCGGCGTCGGCGAGCAGCTGGACCGGCTTGAGGAATTCCGGCCGGAAGGCTTCGCCTCGCGGATACTGGGTTTCGGCGACATCGTCGGCCTAGTGCGCGATTTTCAGGACGTCGTGGACCAGAAGCAGGCCGAGGAGGATGCCGTCCGGATTCTGCAGGGCGAGTTCAGCCTCAAAGACTTCGTGGACCAGATCAAGACCATCCGCAAGATGGGACCGCTCAACGAAGTGATGGAGCGCGTTCCCGGCATGTCTGACGCGTTCCCCAACGGCGTCCAGATGGACGAGGGCGAGCTGAACAAGATGGAGGCGATCATCGGCTCCATGACTCCGCAGGAGCGGCAGCGTCCCCAAATCATCAACCAGAGCCGGGCGGCCCGCATCGCCCGCGGCTCGGGTTACAAGCCGCACGACGTGCGCAATTTGATCGCCCAGTTTCAGAGCATGCGCAAACTGTTTGCCCAGATGGGCCAGTCCACGAGTTGGCTTGGCCGCATCCCGGGCCTGAAGAAGCTCGATCAGATGATGCAGATGCGCCAGATGATGGCCGAAGAAACCGACCTGGACACGGAAAGCCTCCTGGCCGGTCTGAAGAATCCCTTCAAGAAGAAGTTCCAGCCGGAATTCGCCACCAAGTCGCTGAGCGGCGACGACTGGAAGAAACTCAAGAACAAACGCAAGTCGGAGCGCAAGGCGCGAAAGGACCAGCACAAGAAAAAGAAGAAGTGATGTCCCAGCCGCCAGACCTGAACGCCGAGCAGCTCCCCGGCGTCGCCAAGGGCGCCGCATTCACCTTGGTG harbors:
- a CDS encoding adenosine deaminase family protein — translated: MPMKLPADLIRLLPKTDVHLHLDGSLRPETLIDLARQHRVQLPSDTVDGLFEQVFKEKYASLTEYLHGFQYTVAVLQNPESLERVAYELMEDNILEGVRYIEVRFAPHLHVHPGLGFQEVLQAVDRGLARAAAHYNSRSEGVRSGREPRFAYGIIACAMRKFEPVYSEFYRRFFELHSYSPPKQVFQLAAVELARAVVDIRDRCGVPIVGFDLAGDEFGYPAVDFKDAYDFVHRNFMKKTVHAGEAYGPESIFQAITECHADRIGHGSFLFSDDMIRSPEIADRRDYVNRLSQYIADRRITIEVCLSSNLQTNPQIHNLAEHSFGQMRASNLSCTLCTDNRLVSRTTMCRELGLALEHFPITAKELKDLLVYGFKRSFYPGPYEEKRRYVRSVINYYEELQRQHLPETLGGGEV
- the ffh gene encoding signal recognition particle protein; this translates as MLESLTQGFRTLRQRLQGLETLSEEKIDDVLGDVRRSLLEADVALPVVRKFLAQVKEKAVGEIVQTRVSFQDQKMKVSPADVFVKICEDELIGLLGPVDTSLRFRTSGPAVVMLVGLQGSGKTTSAAKLARLLQRQGRNPMLVAADVYRPAAVEQLRVLGEQLGASVFIRDGLSPVLICKEAVQEAVKTGRDTVILDTAGRLAIDENLMRELEDIKRETRPDNILLVCDAMIGQDAVRMSDAFNQRLNVDGFIMTKLDGDTRGGAILSVKEVTGKPIKFVGVGEQLDRLEEFRPEGFASRILGFGDIVGLVRDFQDVVDQKQAEEDAVRILQGEFSLKDFVDQIKTIRKMGPLNEVMERVPGMSDAFPNGVQMDEGELNKMEAIIGSMTPQERQRPQIINQSRAARIARGSGYKPHDVRNLIAQFQSMRKLFAQMGQSTSWLGRIPGLKKLDQMMQMRQMMAEETDLDTESLLAGLKNPFKKKFQPEFATKSLSGDDWKKLKNKRKSERKARKDQHKKKKK
- a CDS encoding multidrug efflux SMR transporter, whose product is MAWIYLLIAGGCEITWAVALKYSVGFSRPVPSVITVVVGLLSLFFLSLAARQIPLGTAYAIWTGIGAVGAVAAGAILFGEPVGLGRGFFILLIAAGIVGLKLMDAPVRA